A window from Pan paniscus chromosome 14, NHGRI_mPanPan1-v2.0_pri, whole genome shotgun sequence encodes these proteins:
- the FARP1 gene encoding FERM, ARHGEF and pleckstrin domain-containing protein 1 isoform X3: protein MGEIEQRPTPGSRLGAPENSGISTLERGQKPPPTPSGKLVSIKIQMLDDTQEAFEVPMVSSSSFLKATGSSWTGWVLRCPMKPKHHSRLIEKFGEDRILTHLTGSISYTNWAGSRSLAVTVTEELLKLF from the exons ATGGGAGAAATAGAGCAGAGGCCGACCCCAGGATCGCGACTAGGGGCCCCGGAAAATTCGGGGATCAGTACCTTGGAACGTGGACAGAAGCCGCCCCCAACACCTTCAGGAAAACTCGTGTCCATCAAAATCCAGATGCTGGATGACACCCAGGAGGCATTTGAAGTTCCA atGGTGTCCTCATCCTCCTTCCTCAAAGCCACCGGCTCCTCCTGGACGGGTTGGGTACTGAGATGCCCCATGAAGCCCAAGCACCATTCACGTCTAATTGAGAAGTTTGGAGAGGACAGAATTCTCACTCATCTTACAGGCTCTATTTCTTACACAAACTGGGCTGGAAGTAGAAGCTTAGCGGTCACAGTCACTGAAGAGCTTCTTAAGCTTTTTTGA